Proteins encoded within one genomic window of Thalassophryne amazonica chromosome 23, fThaAma1.1, whole genome shotgun sequence:
- the mfsd8 gene encoding major facilitator superfamily domain-containing protein 8, whose translation MSRFADVEETTPLLKDDASSDDYQNDDYRSRWRSIQVMYFTMFLSSVGFTIVITSLWPYLQKVDNTANASFLGWVVAAYSLGQMVASPIFGLWSNHRPCREPLVCSIFINLSANIYYAYVYLPRTENKFHMLISRAFVGFGAGNVAAVRSYVAGATSLKERTSAMANMSACQALGFILGPAMQACLSFIGEHGVTVKIINLQLNMYTTPALLAAAFGVINILLVLLVLKEHSVDDHGRQIQSINYTSEDRVDIIQESEETIDKVAVGTSNILFFVVMFVFAVFETIATPLTMDIFAWTRKEAILYNGIFICCIGFESILVFLAVKVASQRVGDRPVLLAGLVIIFCGFFTLLPWGNHYPRIQWADVKNNSLVNQMSFTVTSNSSLEPTGCPYQQTWCQYTPAIYLAQYISSGILIGVGYPACNVMSYTLYSKILGPKPQGVYMGWLTASGSGARTLGPVFVSHVYTILGPRWAFSQICGMVLVTIILFGSIYHRLLAFSVRCRRTVE comes from the exons ATGTCACGATTTGCAGACGTAGAAGAAACGACTCCTTTGCTGAAGGATGATGCAAGCAG TGACGACTATCAGAATGACGATTACAGGAGTCGTTGGCGGTCCATCCAAGTTATGTACTTCACGATGTTCCTCAGCAGTGTCG GTTTTACTATTGTCATTACATCACTGTGGCCGTATTTACAAAAG GTTGATAATACAGCCAATGCCAGCTTCCTGGGTTGGGTGGTGGCGGCCTACAGCCTTGGTCAGATGGTGGCCTCCCCTATTTTCGGCCTCTGGTCTAATCACAGGCCTTGCAGGGAGCCGCTGGTTTGCTCCATCTTCATCAACCTGTCAGCCAATATCTACTACGCTTACGTCTACCTGCCCAGAACTGAGAACAAGTTCCACATGCTGATATCCAGAGCCTTCGTGGGCTTTGGTGCAG GTAACGTTGCAGCGGTGAGGTCCTACGTTGCCGGAGCCACTTCGCTGAAAGAAAGGACCAGTGCTATGGCGAACATGAGCGCTTGTCAGGCTCTTGGTTTCATCCTGGGACCAG CTATGCAGGCCTGTCTGTCATTCATTGGTGAGCACGGGGTCACAGTGAAGATAATCAACCTGCAGCTCAACATGTACACCACACCGGCTTTACTGGCAGCGGCATTTGGAGTTATCAACATCCTGTTGGTTCTGCTGGTGCTCAA GGAACACAGTGTGGATGATCATGGGAGACaaattcagtccatcaactacacATCCGAAG ATAGAGTTGATATCATCCAAGAAAGTGAGGAAACTATCGACAAGGTAGCAGTCGGGACTTCTAacatcctcttcttcgtcgtcatgTTCGTCTTTGCCGTCTTTGAAAC AATCGCTACCCCACTGACAATGGACATCTTTGCTTGGACAAGAAAAGAAGCCATATTATACAACGGCATCTTCATCTGCTGTATCGGATTTGAATCCATCCTGGTGTTTCTGGCTGTGAAAGTGGCATCTCAAAG GGTTGGGGATCGTCCTGTGTTGTTGGCTGGGTTGGTCATCATATTCTGCGGCTTCTTTACCCTGCTTCCATGGGGAAACCACTACCCCAGAATCCAGTGGGCAG ATGTGAAAAACAACTCTTTGGTCAACCAGATGTCGTTCACGGTAACATCCAACAGTTCTTTGGAGCCGACAGGCTGCCCGTATCAACAGACCTGGTGCCAGTACACCCCCGCTATCTATTTGGCCCAGTACATCTCCTCTGGAATCCTCATTGGGGTGGGATACCCGGCCTGTAATGTGATGTCATACACATTGTATTCTAAAATCCTTGGACCCAAGCCTCAG GGTGTGTACATGGGGTGGCTAACAGCTTCAGGTAGCGGAGCGCGGACTTTGGGCCCAGTATTTGTCTCTCATGTTTACACCATTTTAGGGCCACGTTGGGCTTTCAGTCAAATCTGCGGTATGGTATTGGTCACCATTATCCTCTTTGGTTCCATCTACCATCGACTCCTCGCTTTCTCTGTGCGCTGTAGGAGGACAGTGGAATGA